In Aedes albopictus strain Foshan chromosome 3, AalbF5, whole genome shotgun sequence, the following are encoded in one genomic region:
- the LOC134290661 gene encoding uncharacterized protein LOC134290661: protein MLLHSNQFSRGESAETTKPTEAVQHNYHHTKSFSLFRYLPITIYGDGKQVEIYAFLDDGSSSTLLEEAVAVQLGIDGEPDNLWLGWTGKIGRHEKSSKRVNVEISGAGKQNTFQLSNVRTVRELGLPSQTLNYSDLSGSYPHLQGLPVSSYVNAKPRMIIGIEHVHLLTSLKLREGGRSDPVATKTRLGWCVYGRNSGSEGSVEQLNLHVGQEMSNSDLYDSMKKFFAVEEAVVTKHLESDEDQRARSILETTTVRRGSRIESGLLWRKDNIHFPESYKMAMNRLVGLEKRLSRDSELRQRVNEQIKSFEQKQYISKASQEEVSSLDPRRVWYLPLGVVINPKKPGKIRMVWDAAAKAYGVCFNDMLLKGPDLLVPLVDVLLRFRQGKVAVCSDIREMFLRILIRDEDRWSQCFLWRGSPEEEVQVYVINVAMFGATSSPCTAQFVKNWNASGYSEQYPRAVEAVTKNHYVDDFLDSVNSVEEAVQLVQQVQDIHAAAGFQFGKILSNEQEVLARLGETNTAISKPLPVDKDRTYERVLGVTWIPSEDAFTFSHQGLEEVLGTDWASPTKRQVLRIVMKLYDPLGFIAHFVVQGKILMQEIWRTGTNWDEPIAEQPRELWTRWMEQYQQINEVNVPRCFFKDSCPQQVSDIQVHVFTDASVSACACVAYLRITVDGESQCSLIAAKTKVAPLRALSIPRLELQAAMMGSRLLQNICSALTINIQRRFLWSDSATVLAWLRSDSRRYHQFVSFRVGEILSLTSVDEWRYVPSRENVADDATKWNGGPSFDPDCRWYQGPAFLQDPESQWPTERPGNTAEADVTTEEIRLVAVHRTAEEVVDVQRFSNWIRLLRAIAYVHRAVAAWKHLTSGTRSLKILSQSEFAKAEETLWRQAQAQAYPEEIQLLGEGKCVAKGSSIRALSPFLDEKGVLRVGGRIEQAPSIAYETKHPVVLPRNHRITYLVVLSFHQQFLHANTETVCNELRQRFYIPRMRTVVRSVCRSCQYCKIKKAAPVPPMMGPLPKVRLTPFIRPFTYVGVDYLGPFEVKIGRSLVKRWICLFTCLTVRAVHLELAHSLSTKSCVMAFRRFVNRRGAPLEVFSDNGTNFVGASRQLTDEIQRTKAINEDCAATFTNARTQWHFNVPAAPHMGGPWERMVKSVKVAMAAISDSPNHPSDEVFETIMLEAEGIVNSRPLTYVPLEAADQEALTPNHFLLYSSSGIKQPTVDQSVSLRDSWSVARNIVDEFWRRWVLEYLPMLTRRTKWFESVKPLEPGDLVVIIDEQTRNSWERGRILEVFPDKSGQVRRAVVQTARGVFARPAVKLAVLDVSSNDKKADEVAPETEVVHGAGNVTGNTVDRETMVKPPSDPSQLSGCRRADCQIGQQLTEQRKTDPFRLC, encoded by the coding sequence ATGCTGTTGCATAGTAACCAGTTTAGCCGAGGCGAATCCGCTGAGACAACGAAGCCAACAGAAGCGGTACAGCACAACTACCACCACACGAAGTCGTTTTCTCTCTTCCGTTATCTGCCAATCACGATTTACGGAGACGGAAAACAAGTAGAAATCTACGCGTTCCTGGACGACGGATCATCGTCGACGTTACTGGAAGAGGCAGTTGCAGTTCAGTTGGGGATTGACGGAGAGCCGGACAACCTTTGGTTAGGATGGACAGGGAAGATCGGCAGACACGAGAAGAGCTCCAAAAGGGTCAACGTGGAGATTTCTGGAGCTGGGAAACAAAATACCTTCCAGTTGAGCAACGTACGGACGGTACGTGAGCTAGGACTTCCCAGTCAAACGTTGAACTATTCCGATCTGTCAGGATCCTATCCACATCTACAAGGTCTTCCCGTCAGCAGTTATGTGAATGCGAAACCCAGAATGATCATCGGCATCGAGCACGTTCATCTCCTTACCAGTCTGAAGCTTCGCGAAGGCGGGAGAAGTGATCCAGTCGCAACGAAAACTCGTCTCGGCTGGTGCGTctacggaagaaattctggaagtgaAGGATCCGTGGAACAGCTGAATCTGCACGTCGGTCAGGAGATGAGTAACAGTGATCTGTACGACTCGATGAAGAAGTTTTTCGCCGTCGAAGAAGCTGTGGTCACGAAGCACCTAGAGTCCGACGAAGATCAACGAGCGCGCAGCATTTTGGAGACAACTACAGTTCGCCGAGGTTCAAGAATCGAGTCTGGTTTACTGTGGCGAAAGGACAATATCCACTTTCCAGAGAGCTACAAGATGGCGATGAACAGACTCGTTGGATTGGAGAAGCGTCTGTCCAGAGATTCAGAACTTCGACAAAGAGTGAACGAGCAGATCAAAAGCTTCGAGCAAAAGCAGTACATCAGTAAAGCATCACAGGAAGAAGTTAGCAGTCTGGATCCTCGACGAGTCTGGTATTTGCCGCTGGGAGTGGTGATCAATCCCAAGAAGCCAGGCAAAATTCGAATGGTTTGGGATGCGGCCGCGAAAGCTTATGGAGTCTGCTTCAACGATATGCTGCTGAAGGGTCCGGATCTTCTCGTACCGCTAGTAGACGTTTTGCTGCGATTCAGGCAAGGGAAAGTCGCCGTGTGCTCTGACATTCGGGAAATGTTCCTCCGAATCCTCATCCGTGATGAAGACAGATGGTCGCAGTGCTTTCTTTGGAGAGGTAGTCCGGAGGAAGAAGTCCAAGTCTACGTGATCAACGTGGCGATGTTCGGTGCAACCAGCTCACCTTGTACGGCGCAGTTTGTGAAGAACTGGAATGCTTCTGGCTACAGCGAACAGTACCCCAGGGCAGTGGAAGCAGTGACCAAGAACCACTACGTGGATGACTTCCTCGACAGCGTCAACTCGGTGGAAGAAGCAGTACAGTTGGTACAGCAAGTGCAAGATATCCATGCAGCAGCCGGTTTCCAGTTTGGGAAGATACTGTCCAACGAGCAGGAAGTGCTAGCCCGACTAGGAGAGACGAATACAGCGATCAGTAAACCACTGCCAGTAGACAAAGACCGAACATACGAACGTGTTCTGGGCGTCACATGGATTCCGTCGGAAGATGCCTTCACATTCAGTCACCAAGGATTGGAGGAAGTTCTAGGTACCGATTGGGCGTCACCAACGAAGCGCCAGGTCCTACGTATTGTGATGAAGCTCTACGATCCCTTAGGATTCATCGCACACTTCGTCGTCCAAGGGAAGATTCTGATGCAGGAGATTTGGCGAACAGGTACAAACTGGGACGAGCCTATTGCGGAGCAACCACGCGAACTTTGGACAAGGTGGATGGAGCAGTATCAGCAGATCAACGAAGTAAACGTTCCGCGctgctttttcaaggattcctgcccACAGCAAGTCAGCGATATTCAGGTACATGTGTTCACGGATGCGAGCGTGTCAGCCTGTGCGTGTGTGGCCTACCTTAGAATCACAGTAGATGGAGAGAGTCAGTGTTCGCTGATCGCAGCAAAAACAAAAGTTGCGCCTCTTCGAGCGCTTTCTATTCCACGCTTGGAATTACAGGCTGCCATGATGGGTTCCCGTCTACTACAGAACATCTGCTCGGCCCTAACCATCAACATTCAGAGGCGTTTCCTGTGGTCAGATTCAGCAACAGTTCTTGCTTGGCTTCGCTCCGATAGTCGTCGGTATCATCAGTTCGTGTCTTTTCGTGTTGGTGAAATCCTGTCGTTAACCAGTGTAGATGAATGGCGTTACGTTCCTTCTCGCGAAAATGTTGCGGACGATGCCACGAAATGGAATGGAGGGCCTTCATTCGACCCGGATTGCCGTTGGTATCAGGGTCCAGCATTTCTGCAAGATCCGGAAAGTCAGTGGCCTACGGAACGGCCAGGAAATACAGCGGAAGCAGATGTGACGACTGAAGAAATTCGCCTTGTAGCAGTACACCGTACAGCAGAGGAAGTGGTAGACGTGCAACGTTTTTCCAACTGGATTAGACTACTACGAGCGATAGCATACGTCCACCGAGCTGTGGCAGCATGGAAGCACCTGACAAGCGGGACAAGATCGCTCAAAATACTCAGCCAGAGTGAGTTCGCGAAAGCAGAGGAAACACTATGGCGGCAAGCACAAGCACAGGCGTATCCGGAAGAAATTCAGCTGTTGGGCGAAGGAAAATGTGTGGCGAAAGGCAGTTCAATACGTGCGCTGTCTCCATTCCTGGATGAGAAAGGAGTTCTACGAGTTGGCGGCAGAATCGAACAAGCTCCATCGATTGCATATGAAACGAAGCATCCAGTCGTGTTGCCGAGAAATCATCGAATCACATACCTCGTTGTGCTCAGCTTCCATCAGCAGTTTCTTCACGCAAACACCGAGACAGTGTGCAACGAGTTGAGACAACGGTTCTACATCCCGAGGATGCGAACAGTAGTGCGGAGCGTATGCCGTAGCTGTCAGTACTGCAAGATTAAGAAAGCAGCTCCAGTTCCACCGATGATGGGACCGCTTCCGAAGGTGCGTTTGACTCCCTTCATCCGTCCGTTTACGTACGTTGGCGTGGACTACCTTGGTCCCTTCGAAGTGAAAATCGGTCGCAGTCTAGTGAAGCGGTGGATATGTTTGTTCACGTGCCTCACAGTTCGAGCTGTTCATCTGGAGCTAGCACACAGTCTATCAACGAAGTCTTGCGTAATGGCGTTCAGGCGTTTCGTTAATCGGCGAGGAGCTCCGCTGGAAGTATTCTCGGACAACGGTACCAACTTTGTGGGAGCCAGTCGTCAGTTGACAGATGAGATCCAGAGAACCAAGGCCATCAACGAGGATTGTGCGGCTACGTTCACCAACGCCCGAACGCAGTGGCACTTCAACGTTCCTGCAGCCCCGCATATGGGAGGTCCGTGGGAGCGGATGGTGAAGTCTGTAAAAGTAGCAATGGCAGCAATATCCGATAGTCCGAATCATCCGAGTGACGAGGTGTTCGAAACCATAATGCTGGAAGCAGAGGGGATCGTAAACAGTCGTCCACTGACCTACGTTCCCTTAGAAGCAGCCGATCAAGAAGCGCTCACTCCGAATCACTTCTTGCTGTACAGTTCAAGCGGCATAAAGCAGCCTACAGTTGATCAGTCAGTCAGTCTTCGAGACAGCTGGTCAGTCGCTAGGAACATCGTTGACGAATTCTGGCGCAGATGGGTGTTGGAGTATTTGCCGATGCTAACAAGGAGGACGAAGTGGTTCGAGAGCGTGAAACCGTTGGAACCTGGGGACCTAGTTGTGATAATAGATGAGCAGACACGGAACAGTTGGGAAAGAGGCCGGATTCTGGAGGTCTTTCCGGACAAATCAGGTCAAGTTCGACGAGCAGTGGTGCAGACAGCTCGAGGAGTCTTTGCCAGGCCAGCAGTTAAGCTAGCAGTTTTGGATGTTTCAAGTAACGACAAGAAGGCGGATGAAGTCGCTCCGGAAACGGAAGTGGTTCACGGGGCGGGGAatgttaccggcaacactgttgaccgcgaaacgATGGTGAAACCACCGTCCGATCCCTCGCAACTGAGCGGCTGTCGCCGAGCGGACTGTCAGATCGGACAGCAACTGACAGAACAGAGAAAGACAGACCCATTCAGACTTTGCTAG